The following coding sequences are from one Streptomyces sp. V3I7 window:
- the treS gene encoding maltose alpha-D-glucosyltransferase produces MTVNEPVHDTFEDTPARDRDPDWFKRAVFYEVLVRSFQDSNGDGIGDLKGITAKLDYLQWLGVDCLWLPPFFKSPLKDGGYDVSDYTSVLPEFGDLADFVEFVDAAHQRGMRVIIDFVMNHTSDQHPWFQESRKNPDGPYGDYYMWADDDKQYQDARIIFVDTEASNWTFDPVRGQYYFHRFFSHQPDLNYENPVVQEEILAALKFWLDLGIDGFRLDAVPYLYAKDGTNCENLPATHDFLKRVRREIDAMYPDTVLLAEANQWPEDVVDYFGDYQSGGDECHMAFHFPVMPRIFMAVRRESRYPVSEILAKTPSIPSGCQWGIFLRNHDELTLEMVTDEERDYMWAEYAKDPRMRANIGIRRRLAPLLDNDRNQIELFTALLLSLPGSPILYYGDEIGMGDNIWLGDRDAVRTPMQWTPDRNAGFSSGDPGRLTLPTIMDPVYGYQVTNVEASMSSPSSLLHWTRRMIEIRKQNPAFGLGTYTELPSSNPAVLAFLREYEDDLVLCVHNFSRFAQPTELDLREYDGRHPVELIGGVRFPAIGELPYLLTLAGHGFYWFRLSRVASRIGRRR; encoded by the coding sequence ATGACCGTCAACGAGCCCGTCCACGACACCTTCGAGGACACCCCCGCCAGAGACCGGGACCCGGATTGGTTCAAGCGCGCCGTCTTCTACGAGGTCCTGGTGCGCTCCTTCCAGGACAGCAACGGCGACGGCATCGGCGACCTCAAGGGCATCACGGCCAAACTCGACTACCTCCAGTGGCTCGGCGTCGACTGCCTCTGGCTGCCGCCCTTCTTCAAGTCCCCTCTCAAGGACGGCGGTTACGACGTCTCCGACTACACCTCGGTCCTGCCCGAGTTCGGTGACCTGGCCGACTTCGTCGAGTTCGTGGACGCCGCCCACCAGCGCGGCATGCGCGTCATCATCGACTTCGTCATGAACCACACCAGCGACCAGCACCCGTGGTTCCAGGAGTCCCGCAAGAACCCCGACGGCCCCTACGGCGACTACTACATGTGGGCCGACGACGACAAGCAGTACCAGGACGCCCGGATCATCTTCGTCGACACCGAGGCCTCCAACTGGACCTTCGACCCGGTCCGCGGCCAGTACTACTTCCACCGTTTCTTCTCCCACCAGCCGGACCTCAACTACGAGAACCCCGTGGTCCAGGAGGAGATCCTGGCCGCGCTGAAGTTCTGGCTCGACCTCGGCATCGACGGGTTCCGGCTGGACGCCGTCCCCTATCTCTACGCCAAGGACGGCACGAACTGCGAGAACCTGCCCGCCACGCACGACTTCCTGAAGCGGGTCCGCCGGGAGATCGACGCGATGTACCCGGACACGGTCCTCCTGGCGGAGGCGAACCAGTGGCCGGAGGACGTCGTCGACTACTTCGGCGACTACCAGTCCGGCGGCGACGAATGCCACATGGCGTTCCACTTCCCCGTCATGCCGAGGATCTTCATGGCGGTGCGCCGCGAGTCGCGCTACCCGGTCTCCGAGATCCTCGCCAAGACGCCCTCGATCCCGTCGGGCTGCCAGTGGGGCATCTTCCTGCGCAACCACGACGAGCTGACCCTGGAGATGGTCACCGACGAGGAACGCGACTACATGTGGGCCGAGTACGCCAAGGACCCCCGCATGCGCGCCAACATCGGCATCCGCCGCCGCCTCGCACCCCTCCTCGACAACGACCGCAACCAGATCGAGCTGTTCACCGCCCTGCTGCTCTCCCTGCCCGGCTCACCGATCCTCTACTACGGCGACGAGATCGGCATGGGCGACAACATCTGGCTCGGCGACCGCGACGCCGTCCGCACACCCATGCAGTGGACACCCGACCGCAACGCGGGCTTCTCCTCCGGCGACCCCGGGCGGCTCACCCTCCCCACGATCATGGACCCGGTCTACGGCTACCAGGTCACCAACGTCGAGGCGTCGATGTCCTCGCCCTCGTCGCTGCTGCACTGGACGCGCCGCATGATCGAGATCCGCAAGCAGAACCCCGCCTTCGGACTCGGGACGTACACCGAACTGCCCTCGTCCAATCCGGCCGTTCTCGCCTTCCTGCGCGAGTACGAGGACGACCTCGTCCTGTGCGTGCACAACTTCTCCCGCTTCGCCCAGCCCACCGAACTCGATCTGCGGGAGTACGACGGACGGCATCCCGTCGAGCTGATCGGCGGGGTCCGCTTCCCGGCGATCGGTGAACTGCCGTATCTGCTCACCCTCGCGGGCCACGGGTTCTACTGGTTCCGGCTCTCCCGAGTCGCCTCCCGCATCGGCCGACGACGCTGA
- a CDS encoding maltokinase — translation MLKTASLQPGAMTALDRPMASLAPLLRQWLPRQRWFAGKDRPVTDLSLLALTELFPGCLHLLVHAGHGGVPTPGNTPPSGDCYQLLLGVRDHPVPQLDRAFIGRAEDGPLAGLAVYDALYDPRAAELLLERLRRPGTAGPLRFEANPDVRVPEGLAPRLLDAEQSNSSLVYGDAYILKLFRRIQPGINPDLEVPGALAAQGCARVPAPMAWFRTAEPWPATLGVLQPFLPDATDGWTLALRALAAGDDFTLKAHELGRATAEVHLALAGAFPSGGDGENGRTAAAMTARLEAAAHSVPALAPYVPGLRTAFGALATCEAGPPAQRIHGDLHLGQVLRADHSWFVIDFEGEPSRPLAERRGLQSPVRDVAGMLRSFDYAARQRRPWRPEWARRCRDAYCAGYATRAGWDPRRTHALLRAHETDRAVYEVLYEARHRPDWLPVPMAAIERLAIKGG, via the coding sequence ATGCTGAAGACCGCTTCGCTCCAGCCGGGGGCCATGACCGCCCTCGACCGGCCCATGGCCTCGCTCGCGCCGCTGCTGCGGCAGTGGCTGCCGCGCCAGCGCTGGTTCGCCGGCAAGGACCGGCCGGTCACGGACCTGTCCCTGCTGGCCCTGACCGAGCTGTTCCCAGGCTGTCTGCATCTTCTGGTGCACGCGGGGCACGGGGGCGTTCCCACGCCCGGCAACACTCCCCCGTCGGGCGACTGTTACCAGTTGCTGCTCGGTGTGCGGGACCATCCGGTGCCGCAGCTCGACCGGGCCTTCATCGGCCGGGCCGAGGACGGCCCGCTGGCGGGTCTCGCGGTGTACGACGCCCTGTACGACCCGCGCGCGGCCGAGCTGCTCCTGGAGCGGCTGCGCCGGCCCGGCACGGCGGGCCCGCTGCGCTTCGAGGCCAATCCCGACGTGCGGGTGCCGGAAGGGCTCGCGCCCCGGCTGCTGGACGCCGAGCAGTCCAACTCCTCGCTGGTGTACGGGGACGCGTACATCCTGAAGCTCTTCCGGCGCATCCAGCCCGGGATCAACCCGGACCTGGAGGTGCCGGGGGCGCTGGCCGCGCAGGGATGCGCCCGGGTGCCCGCGCCGATGGCGTGGTTCCGGACGGCCGAGCCGTGGCCGGCCACGCTCGGCGTGCTCCAGCCGTTCCTGCCGGACGCGACCGACGGCTGGACACTGGCCCTGCGCGCGCTCGCGGCGGGGGACGACTTCACGCTGAAGGCGCATGAGCTGGGGCGGGCGACGGCCGAGGTGCATCTGGCGCTGGCCGGCGCCTTCCCCTCCGGGGGCGACGGCGAGAACGGCCGTACGGCGGCGGCGATGACGGCACGGCTGGAGGCCGCCGCGCACTCCGTGCCCGCGCTCGCGCCGTACGTCCCCGGTCTGCGCACCGCGTTCGGCGCGCTCGCCACCTGCGAGGCCGGGCCGCCGGCCCAGCGCATCCACGGCGACCTGCACCTCGGGCAGGTGCTGCGCGCCGACCACTCGTGGTTCGTCATCGACTTCGAGGGCGAGCCGTCCCGTCCGCTCGCCGAGCGGCGCGGCCTGCAGTCACCGGTGCGGGACGTGGCCGGGATGCTGCGGTCCTTCGACTACGCGGCCCGGCAGCGCCGCCCGTGGCGCCCGGAGTGGGCCCGCCGCTGCCGGGACGCCTACTGTGCGGGCTACGCCACCCGGGCCGGGTGGGACCCCCGAAGGACGCACGCCCTGCTGCGTGCGCACGAGACGGACCGCGCGGTGTACGAGGTCCTGTACGAGGCCCGGCACCGCCCCGACTGGCTGCCGGTACCGATGGCCGCGATCGAGCGGCTTGCGATCAAGGGAGGCTGA
- the glgB gene encoding 1,4-alpha-glucan branching enzyme, producing MALRETSLPEPSGPLPPVAVPLDAAERERLLAGAHHDPHALLGAHPAPGGTLFRVLRPFARAVSVVIDGTRNTLHSEGDGLFAAVLPYADIPSYTLLVTYEGGEHEVDDPYRFLPALGELDLHLIREGRHEQLWKALGAEPMTHQGVAGTRFAVWAPNAQGVRVAGDFTFWDGTQFPMRSLGASGVWELFLPGIGEGARYKFEITSRYGERFLKADPMARRAEVPPDTASIVTASHYEWGDEDWLAHRADTPVHEAPFSVYEVHLPSWRPGLDYRRLAEELPRYVKDLGFTHVELMPVSQHPFSGSWGYQVTGFYAPAARLGGPDDFKYLIDALHQAGIGVIMDWVPAHFPKDDWALARFDGDPLYEPGDSRRAEHPDWGTYEFDFGRTEVRNFLVANAVYWCEEFHIDGLRVDAVASMLYLDYSRDSGQWTPNVFGGREDLDAVAFLQEMNATVYRRCPGVVTIAEESTAWDGVTRPTDSGGLGFGLKWNMGWMHDSLEYIQHEPVHRKYHHHEMTFSMIYAYSENYVLPISHDEVVHGKQALVSKMPGDWWQRRANHRAYLGFMWAHPGKQLLFMGQEFAQGGEWSEPEGPEWWLLDPDYVAQADHRGVRDLVRDLNSVYRRTPALWQRDTDPGGFQWTIGDAADDNIFGFLRYDAEGSPLLALSNFSPVVRHDYEVGVPKDVGAWQEILNTDTACYGGGDVANEGPVTSRDGRIRLTLPPLATVWLTPSSSL from the coding sequence ATGGCACTGCGCGAGACCTCGCTCCCCGAGCCGTCGGGACCACTCCCGCCGGTGGCGGTTCCCCTCGACGCCGCTGAGCGCGAGCGCCTGCTGGCGGGCGCGCATCACGACCCGCACGCCCTCCTCGGTGCCCATCCGGCGCCCGGCGGGACCCTGTTCCGGGTGCTGCGCCCCTTCGCCCGCGCGGTCAGCGTCGTCATAGACGGGACGCGCAACACGCTGCACTCCGAGGGCGACGGCCTCTTCGCCGCCGTGCTGCCCTACGCGGACATCCCCTCGTACACACTGCTGGTGACGTACGAGGGCGGCGAGCACGAGGTGGACGACCCGTACCGCTTCCTGCCCGCGCTCGGCGAGCTCGACCTGCACCTGATCCGCGAGGGGCGCCACGAGCAGCTCTGGAAGGCCCTCGGCGCCGAGCCGATGACGCACCAGGGGGTGGCCGGCACCCGCTTCGCGGTGTGGGCGCCGAACGCCCAGGGCGTGCGGGTGGCCGGTGACTTCACCTTCTGGGACGGCACGCAGTTCCCGATGCGCTCGCTCGGTGCGTCCGGGGTGTGGGAGCTGTTCCTCCCCGGCATCGGCGAGGGCGCCCGGTACAAGTTCGAGATCACCTCCCGCTACGGCGAACGGTTCCTGAAGGCCGACCCGATGGCGCGCCGCGCGGAGGTGCCGCCCGACACGGCCTCGATCGTGACGGCCTCGCACTACGAGTGGGGCGACGAGGACTGGCTGGCGCACCGCGCCGACACACCGGTGCACGAGGCGCCCTTCTCGGTGTACGAGGTCCACCTGCCCTCCTGGCGCCCGGGACTCGACTACCGCCGGCTGGCGGAGGAACTCCCGCGCTACGTCAAGGACCTGGGCTTCACCCACGTCGAGCTGATGCCGGTCTCGCAGCACCCGTTCAGCGGCTCCTGGGGCTACCAGGTCACCGGCTTCTACGCGCCGGCGGCCCGCCTCGGCGGCCCCGACGACTTCAAGTACCTGATCGACGCCCTTCATCAGGCGGGCATCGGCGTCATCATGGACTGGGTCCCGGCCCACTTCCCCAAGGACGACTGGGCGTTGGCCCGCTTCGACGGGGATCCCCTGTACGAGCCCGGGGACTCGCGGCGGGCCGAGCACCCGGACTGGGGGACGTACGAGTTCGACTTCGGCCGTACCGAGGTGCGCAACTTCCTGGTCGCCAACGCGGTGTACTGGTGCGAGGAGTTCCACATCGACGGGCTGCGCGTGGACGCGGTCGCCTCGATGCTCTACCTCGACTACTCGCGTGACTCCGGTCAGTGGACGCCCAACGTGTTCGGCGGACGCGAGGACCTGGACGCGGTGGCGTTCCTGCAGGAGATGAACGCGACCGTCTACCGCCGCTGTCCGGGTGTCGTCACGATCGCCGAGGAGTCGACGGCCTGGGACGGGGTGACGCGGCCGACCGACAGCGGCGGTCTGGGGTTCGGGCTGAAGTGGAACATGGGCTGGATGCACGACTCGCTGGAGTACATCCAGCACGAGCCCGTGCACCGCAAGTACCACCACCACGAGATGACGTTCTCGATGATCTACGCCTACAGCGAGAACTACGTGCTGCCCATCTCCCACGACGAGGTCGTGCACGGCAAGCAGGCCCTGGTGTCGAAGATGCCCGGCGACTGGTGGCAGCGGCGGGCGAACCACCGCGCGTACCTCGGCTTCATGTGGGCCCACCCGGGCAAGCAACTCCTCTTCATGGGGCAGGAGTTCGCGCAGGGCGGCGAGTGGTCGGAGCCGGAGGGCCCGGAATGGTGGCTCCTTGACCCGGACTACGTGGCGCAGGCCGACCACCGCGGTGTGCGGGACCTGGTCCGCGACCTCAACTCCGTGTACCGGCGCACTCCGGCCCTGTGGCAGCGCGACACCGATCCCGGCGGGTTCCAGTGGACGATCGGGGACGCGGCGGATGACAACATCTTCGGCTTCCTGCGCTACGACGCCGAGGGCAGCCCGCTGCTCGCCCTGTCCAACTTCTCGCCGGTCGTCCGCCACGACTACGAGGTCGGCGTGCCCAAGGACGTGGGCGCCTGGCAGGAGATCCTCAACACGGACACCGCCTGCTACGGAGGCGGCGACGTCGCGAACGAGGGGCCGGTCACCTCTCGGGACGGCCGGATCCGGCTCACGCTGCCGCCTCTCGCGACGGTGTGGCTGACCCCGTCATCCTCCCTCTGA